A single window of Zootoca vivipara chromosome 17, rZooViv1.1, whole genome shotgun sequence DNA harbors:
- the LOC118076205 gene encoding Golgi-associated RAB2B interactor protein 3-like, with amino-acid sequence MEQGNAMEAPKPPSHIATKGLFNTAMGPLQRQLRSGEYNLFKCATMFESDFVQVSKRGGTLDVHNQVQMVRVAIAATSPGLQVPNVLLLARPIFPPRQQPQSLHAARLHRSSMNTKFELTRLLPLCFVKISIHDFDKQQLRFKMSTGRTFYLQLCPLPDTQESEFESWVKVVHLLRPPSDTLCSSPALLTPVLHTS; translated from the exons ATGGAGCAAGGGAATGCGATGGAGGCGCCTAAACCACCCAGTCACATCGCCACCAAAGGCCTCTTCAATACAGCTATGGGGCCCCTCCAGCGCCAACTACGCTCTGGGGAGTACAACCTGTTCAAGTGTGCCACCATGTTTGAAAGCGACTTTGTCCAG GTCAGCAAGCGAGGTGGCACCCTGGACGTCCACAATCAAGTCCAGATGGTGCGGGTTGCCATTGCGGCCACCAGCCCAGGCCTTCAGGTCCCCAACGTGCTGTTGCTGGCCCGGCCAATATTCCCTCCCCGACAGCAGCCTCAAAGCCTCCATGCCGCCCGGTTACACCGCTCTTCGATGAATACGAAGTTTGAGCTGACCAG GCTCCTTCCCTTGTGCTTTGTCAAGATCTCCATCCATGACTTTGATAAGCAACAGCTCCGATTCAAAATGTCCACCGGCCGCACTTTCTACCTCCAGCTCTGCCCACTACCAGATACACAGGAAAGTGAGTTTGAGTCATGGGTCAAGGTTGTCCACCTGCTGCGACCCCCCTCGGACA CACTTTGCTCTTCTCCAGCACTTCTGACACCAGTGTTGCACACATCCTAA